In Mustela nigripes isolate SB6536 chromosome 2, MUSNIG.SB6536, whole genome shotgun sequence, a single window of DNA contains:
- the ACVR2B gene encoding activin receptor type-2B isoform X4, with the protein MPLGATAPAPSSSSRRAAGWTTSTATTVTYEPPPTAPTLLTVLAYSLLPIGGLSLIVLLAFWMYRHRKPPYGHVDIHEDPGPPPPSPLVGLKPLQLLEIKARGRFGCVWKAQLMNDFVAVKIFPLQDKQSWQSEREIFSTPGMKHENLLQFIAAEKRGSSLEVELWLITAFHDKGSLTDYLKGNIITWNELCHVAETMSRGLSYLHEDVPWCRGEGHKPSIAHRDFKSKNVLLKSDLTAVLADFGLAVRFEPGKPPGDTHGQVGTRRYMAPEVLEGAINFQRDAFLRIDMYAMGLVLWELVSRCKAADGPVDEYMLPFEEEIGQHPSLEELQEVVVHKKMRPAIKDHWLKHPGLAQLCVTIEECWDHDAEARLSAGCVEERVSLIRRSVNGTTSDCLVSLVTSVTNVDLPPKESSI; encoded by the exons ATGCCTCTTGGCGCAACAGCTCCGGCACCATCGAGCTCGTCAAGAAGGGCTGCTGGCTGGACGACTTCAACTGCTACGACAG TCACGTACGAGCCACCCCCGacagcccccaccctgctcacGGTGCTGGCCTATTCGCTGCTGCCCATTGGGGGCCTCTCCCTCATCGTCCTGCTGGCCTTCTGGATGTACCGGCATCGCAAGCCTCCCTACGGCCATGTGGACATCCACGAG gaccctggacctcCACCTCCGTCCCCTCTGGTTGGCCTGAAGCCTCTGCAGCTGCTGGAGATCAAGGCTCGGGGGCGCTTTGGCTGCGTCTGGAAGGCGCAGCTCATGAATGACTTCGTGGCTGTCAAGATCTTCCCACTTCAG GACAAGCAGTCATGGCAGAGTGAACGGGAGATCTTCAGCACACCTGGCATGAAGCATGAGAACCTGCTGCAGTTCATTGCCGCTGAGAAGCGAGGCTCCAGCCTGGAGGTGGAGCTCTGGCTCATCACGGCCTTCCATGACAAG GGCTCCCTCACGGATTACCTCAAGGGGAACATCATCACATGGAATGAACTGTGTCACGTGGCAGAGACCATGTCAAGAGGCCTCTCGTACCTTCATGAGGACGTGCCCTGGTGCCGTGGAGAGGGCCACAAGCCGTCTATTGCCCACAG GGACTTCAAAAGCAAGAATGTATTGCTCAAGAGTGACCTCACAGCCGTGCTGGCTGACTTTGGTCTGGCTGTTCGGTTTGAGCCAGGAAAACCTCCAGGGGACACTCATGGGCAG GTGGGCACGCGGCGGTACATGGCCCCTGAGGTGCTGGAGGGAGCCATCAACTTCCAGAGAGATGCCTTCCTGCGTATTGACATGTACGCCATGGGGCTGGTGCTGTGGGAGCTTGTGTCCCGCTGCAAGGCTGCGGATG GCCCTGTGGATGAGTACATGCTGCCCTTCGAGGAAGAGATCGGCCAGCACCCGTCCCTGGAGGAGCTGCAAGAGGTTGTCGTGCACAAGAAGATGCGGCCTGCCATTAAGGATCACTGGTTGAAGCACCCG GGCCTGGCCCAGCTCTGCGTGACCATCGAGGAGTGCTGGGACCACGACGCAGAGGCTCGCCTGTCTGCGGGCTGCGTGGAGGAGCGGGTGTCCCTGATCCGGAGGTCGGTTAATGGCACTACCTCGGACTGTCTTGTCTCCCTGGTGACCTCCGTCACCAATGTGGACCTGCCCCCTAAGGAGTCGAGCATCTAA
- the ACVR2B gene encoding activin receptor type-2B isoform X1 — protein MTAPWAALALLWGSLCAGSGRGEAETRECIYYNANWELERTNQSGLERCEGEQDKRLHCYASWRNSSGTIELVKKGCWLDDFNCYDRQECVATEENPQVYFCCCEGNFCNERFTHLPEAGGPEVTYEPPPTAPTLLTVLAYSLLPIGGLSLIVLLAFWMYRHRKPPYGHVDIHEDPGPPPPSPLVGLKPLQLLEIKARGRFGCVWKAQLMNDFVAVKIFPLQDKQSWQSEREIFSTPGMKHENLLQFIAAEKRGSSLEVELWLITAFHDKGSLTDYLKGNIITWNELCHVAETMSRGLSYLHEDVPWCRGEGHKPSIAHRDFKSKNVLLKSDLTAVLADFGLAVRFEPGKPPGDTHGQVGTRRYMAPEVLEGAINFQRDAFLRIDMYAMGLVLWELVSRCKAADGPVDEYMLPFEEEIGQHPSLEELQEVVVHKKMRPAIKDHWLKHPGLAQLCVTIEECWDHDAEARLSAGCVEERVSLIRRSVNGTTSDCLVSLVTSVTNVDLPPKESSI, from the exons GTTCCGGGCGCGGGGAGGCCGAGACTCGGGAGTGCATTTATTACAACGCCAACTGGGAGCTGGAGCGCACCAACCAGAGCGGCCTGGAGCGCTGCGAGGGCGAGCAGGACAAGCGGCTGCACTGCTATGCCTCTTGGCGCAACAGCTCCGGCACCATCGAGCTCGTCAAGAAGGGCTGCTGGCTGGACGACTTCAACTGCTACGACAG GCAGGAGTGTGTGGCTACTGAGGAGAACCCCCAGGTGTACTTCTGCTGCTGTGAAGGCAACTTCTGCAACGAGCGCTTCACCCacttgccagaggctgggggcccAGAAG TCACGTACGAGCCACCCCCGacagcccccaccctgctcacGGTGCTGGCCTATTCGCTGCTGCCCATTGGGGGCCTCTCCCTCATCGTCCTGCTGGCCTTCTGGATGTACCGGCATCGCAAGCCTCCCTACGGCCATGTGGACATCCACGAG gaccctggacctcCACCTCCGTCCCCTCTGGTTGGCCTGAAGCCTCTGCAGCTGCTGGAGATCAAGGCTCGGGGGCGCTTTGGCTGCGTCTGGAAGGCGCAGCTCATGAATGACTTCGTGGCTGTCAAGATCTTCCCACTTCAG GACAAGCAGTCATGGCAGAGTGAACGGGAGATCTTCAGCACACCTGGCATGAAGCATGAGAACCTGCTGCAGTTCATTGCCGCTGAGAAGCGAGGCTCCAGCCTGGAGGTGGAGCTCTGGCTCATCACGGCCTTCCATGACAAG GGCTCCCTCACGGATTACCTCAAGGGGAACATCATCACATGGAATGAACTGTGTCACGTGGCAGAGACCATGTCAAGAGGCCTCTCGTACCTTCATGAGGACGTGCCCTGGTGCCGTGGAGAGGGCCACAAGCCGTCTATTGCCCACAG GGACTTCAAAAGCAAGAATGTATTGCTCAAGAGTGACCTCACAGCCGTGCTGGCTGACTTTGGTCTGGCTGTTCGGTTTGAGCCAGGAAAACCTCCAGGGGACACTCATGGGCAG GTGGGCACGCGGCGGTACATGGCCCCTGAGGTGCTGGAGGGAGCCATCAACTTCCAGAGAGATGCCTTCCTGCGTATTGACATGTACGCCATGGGGCTGGTGCTGTGGGAGCTTGTGTCCCGCTGCAAGGCTGCGGATG GCCCTGTGGATGAGTACATGCTGCCCTTCGAGGAAGAGATCGGCCAGCACCCGTCCCTGGAGGAGCTGCAAGAGGTTGTCGTGCACAAGAAGATGCGGCCTGCCATTAAGGATCACTGGTTGAAGCACCCG GGCCTGGCCCAGCTCTGCGTGACCATCGAGGAGTGCTGGGACCACGACGCAGAGGCTCGCCTGTCTGCGGGCTGCGTGGAGGAGCGGGTGTCCCTGATCCGGAGGTCGGTTAATGGCACTACCTCGGACTGTCTTGTCTCCCTGGTGACCTCCGTCACCAATGTGGACCTGCCCCCTAAGGAGTCGAGCATCTAA
- the ACVR2B gene encoding activin receptor type-2B isoform X3 produces MTAPWAALALLWGSLCAGSGRGEAETRECIYYNANWELERTNQSGLERCEGEQDKRLHCYASWRNSSGTIELVKKGCWLDDFNCYDRQECVATEENPQVYFCCCEGNFCNERFTHLPEAGGPEVTYEPPPTAPTLLTVLAYSLLPIGGLSLIVLLAFWMYRHRKPPYGHVDIHEDPGPPPPSPLVGLKPLQLLEIKARGRFGCVWKAQLMNDFVAVKIFPLQDKQSWQSEREIFSTPGMKHENLLQFIAAEKRGSSLEVELWLITAFHDKGSLTDYLKGNIITWNELCHVAETMSRGLSYLHEDVPWCRGEGHKPSIAHRDFKSKNVLLKSDLTAVLADFGLAVRFEPGKPPGDTHGQVGTRRYMAPEVLEGAINFQRDAFLRIDMYAMGLVLWELVSRCKAADGPVDEYMLPFEEEIGQHPSLEELQEVVVHKKMRPAIKDHWLKHPGLAQLCVTIEECWDHDAEARLSAGCVEERVSLIRRQ; encoded by the exons GTTCCGGGCGCGGGGAGGCCGAGACTCGGGAGTGCATTTATTACAACGCCAACTGGGAGCTGGAGCGCACCAACCAGAGCGGCCTGGAGCGCTGCGAGGGCGAGCAGGACAAGCGGCTGCACTGCTATGCCTCTTGGCGCAACAGCTCCGGCACCATCGAGCTCGTCAAGAAGGGCTGCTGGCTGGACGACTTCAACTGCTACGACAG GCAGGAGTGTGTGGCTACTGAGGAGAACCCCCAGGTGTACTTCTGCTGCTGTGAAGGCAACTTCTGCAACGAGCGCTTCACCCacttgccagaggctgggggcccAGAAG TCACGTACGAGCCACCCCCGacagcccccaccctgctcacGGTGCTGGCCTATTCGCTGCTGCCCATTGGGGGCCTCTCCCTCATCGTCCTGCTGGCCTTCTGGATGTACCGGCATCGCAAGCCTCCCTACGGCCATGTGGACATCCACGAG gaccctggacctcCACCTCCGTCCCCTCTGGTTGGCCTGAAGCCTCTGCAGCTGCTGGAGATCAAGGCTCGGGGGCGCTTTGGCTGCGTCTGGAAGGCGCAGCTCATGAATGACTTCGTGGCTGTCAAGATCTTCCCACTTCAG GACAAGCAGTCATGGCAGAGTGAACGGGAGATCTTCAGCACACCTGGCATGAAGCATGAGAACCTGCTGCAGTTCATTGCCGCTGAGAAGCGAGGCTCCAGCCTGGAGGTGGAGCTCTGGCTCATCACGGCCTTCCATGACAAG GGCTCCCTCACGGATTACCTCAAGGGGAACATCATCACATGGAATGAACTGTGTCACGTGGCAGAGACCATGTCAAGAGGCCTCTCGTACCTTCATGAGGACGTGCCCTGGTGCCGTGGAGAGGGCCACAAGCCGTCTATTGCCCACAG GGACTTCAAAAGCAAGAATGTATTGCTCAAGAGTGACCTCACAGCCGTGCTGGCTGACTTTGGTCTGGCTGTTCGGTTTGAGCCAGGAAAACCTCCAGGGGACACTCATGGGCAG GTGGGCACGCGGCGGTACATGGCCCCTGAGGTGCTGGAGGGAGCCATCAACTTCCAGAGAGATGCCTTCCTGCGTATTGACATGTACGCCATGGGGCTGGTGCTGTGGGAGCTTGTGTCCCGCTGCAAGGCTGCGGATG GCCCTGTGGATGAGTACATGCTGCCCTTCGAGGAAGAGATCGGCCAGCACCCGTCCCTGGAGGAGCTGCAAGAGGTTGTCGTGCACAAGAAGATGCGGCCTGCCATTAAGGATCACTGGTTGAAGCACCCG GGCCTGGCCCAGCTCTGCGTGACCATCGAGGAGTGCTGGGACCACGACGCAGAGGCTCGCCTGTCTGCGGGCTGCGTGGAGGAGCGGGTGTCCCTGATCCGGAG aCAGTGA
- the ACVR2B gene encoding activin receptor type-2B isoform X2, with protein MTAPWAALALLWGSLCAGSGRGEAETRECIYYNANWELERTNQSGLERCEGEQDKRLHCYASWRNSSGTIELVKKGCWLDDFNCYDRQECVATEENPQVYFCCCEGNFCNERFTHLPEAGGPEAPTLLTVLAYSLLPIGGLSLIVLLAFWMYRHRKPPYGHVDIHEDPGPPPPSPLVGLKPLQLLEIKARGRFGCVWKAQLMNDFVAVKIFPLQDKQSWQSEREIFSTPGMKHENLLQFIAAEKRGSSLEVELWLITAFHDKGSLTDYLKGNIITWNELCHVAETMSRGLSYLHEDVPWCRGEGHKPSIAHRDFKSKNVLLKSDLTAVLADFGLAVRFEPGKPPGDTHGQVGTRRYMAPEVLEGAINFQRDAFLRIDMYAMGLVLWELVSRCKAADGPVDEYMLPFEEEIGQHPSLEELQEVVVHKKMRPAIKDHWLKHPGLAQLCVTIEECWDHDAEARLSAGCVEERVSLIRRSVNGTTSDCLVSLVTSVTNVDLPPKESSI; from the exons GTTCCGGGCGCGGGGAGGCCGAGACTCGGGAGTGCATTTATTACAACGCCAACTGGGAGCTGGAGCGCACCAACCAGAGCGGCCTGGAGCGCTGCGAGGGCGAGCAGGACAAGCGGCTGCACTGCTATGCCTCTTGGCGCAACAGCTCCGGCACCATCGAGCTCGTCAAGAAGGGCTGCTGGCTGGACGACTTCAACTGCTACGACAG GCAGGAGTGTGTGGCTACTGAGGAGAACCCCCAGGTGTACTTCTGCTGCTGTGAAGGCAACTTCTGCAACGAGCGCTTCACCCacttgccagaggctgggggcccAGAAG cccccaccctgctcacGGTGCTGGCCTATTCGCTGCTGCCCATTGGGGGCCTCTCCCTCATCGTCCTGCTGGCCTTCTGGATGTACCGGCATCGCAAGCCTCCCTACGGCCATGTGGACATCCACGAG gaccctggacctcCACCTCCGTCCCCTCTGGTTGGCCTGAAGCCTCTGCAGCTGCTGGAGATCAAGGCTCGGGGGCGCTTTGGCTGCGTCTGGAAGGCGCAGCTCATGAATGACTTCGTGGCTGTCAAGATCTTCCCACTTCAG GACAAGCAGTCATGGCAGAGTGAACGGGAGATCTTCAGCACACCTGGCATGAAGCATGAGAACCTGCTGCAGTTCATTGCCGCTGAGAAGCGAGGCTCCAGCCTGGAGGTGGAGCTCTGGCTCATCACGGCCTTCCATGACAAG GGCTCCCTCACGGATTACCTCAAGGGGAACATCATCACATGGAATGAACTGTGTCACGTGGCAGAGACCATGTCAAGAGGCCTCTCGTACCTTCATGAGGACGTGCCCTGGTGCCGTGGAGAGGGCCACAAGCCGTCTATTGCCCACAG GGACTTCAAAAGCAAGAATGTATTGCTCAAGAGTGACCTCACAGCCGTGCTGGCTGACTTTGGTCTGGCTGTTCGGTTTGAGCCAGGAAAACCTCCAGGGGACACTCATGGGCAG GTGGGCACGCGGCGGTACATGGCCCCTGAGGTGCTGGAGGGAGCCATCAACTTCCAGAGAGATGCCTTCCTGCGTATTGACATGTACGCCATGGGGCTGGTGCTGTGGGAGCTTGTGTCCCGCTGCAAGGCTGCGGATG GCCCTGTGGATGAGTACATGCTGCCCTTCGAGGAAGAGATCGGCCAGCACCCGTCCCTGGAGGAGCTGCAAGAGGTTGTCGTGCACAAGAAGATGCGGCCTGCCATTAAGGATCACTGGTTGAAGCACCCG GGCCTGGCCCAGCTCTGCGTGACCATCGAGGAGTGCTGGGACCACGACGCAGAGGCTCGCCTGTCTGCGGGCTGCGTGGAGGAGCGGGTGTCCCTGATCCGGAGGTCGGTTAATGGCACTACCTCGGACTGTCTTGTCTCCCTGGTGACCTCCGTCACCAATGTGGACCTGCCCCCTAAGGAGTCGAGCATCTAA